In Rosa chinensis cultivar Old Blush chromosome 1, RchiOBHm-V2, whole genome shotgun sequence, a genomic segment contains:
- the LOC112183979 gene encoding U-box domain-containing protein 43: MAKDIIIGASFVPVSELLSQTVFAMFDTVNSAKEVLIHKESFKVFTTYLEKTSSILKELSKKNIEHSEGLVNALEIINREVEVAKHLALDCRKKNKVYLLINCRKILKALESSTKDIGRALSLLSLPSLDVSLGINNQISNLCKNMLAAEYRAAVAEEEILEKIEQGIQEGNDNLSHTNDLLLRIAETLGISNEHSELKKEFKEFKRELDDTNMRKGSEEDLQMEQICHIIALLEKTNANTTAEDKVNGYSERRVSLGRQPLEPLQQFYCPLTQEIMVDPVETSSQQTFERSGIEKWFAEGKNLCPLTDIPLDTSVLRPNKALKRSIEEWKNRNTMIIIASVKPTLQSSEEQEVLQSLDKLQNLCLESDVHQEWVIMEDYIPVLIGLLGTKNREIRKNALAILSILAKDSEENKEKITAVDNALEAIVRSLARQSGESKVALQLLLELSRSSIARDLMGKVQGCILLLGTMLSSEDDQVTGYAIELLENLSCIDQNVIQMARANYFKPLLKLLSSGPEEVKMVMAGTLSEIELTDHNKLSIVKDGALGPLLELLSNGDLEKRKVGVKALLHLSSLPQNGLEMIRKGAVGPLFELLYSHSLSSPALREQVAETIMHLAISTTTQEAAEDQVSLLDSEEDIFKLFSLISLTGPDIQRSILKTFHAMCQSFSGLDIRIKLRQLSAVQVLVQLSEADNSTVRANAIKLFSCLTEDGDDSTFLEHISQRCIDSLLRIIKSSSDVEEIAAAMGIIANLPKDHPQITHWLLDAEALHIIWTCLSDGNRDASYRRQLVENAVGALCHFTVASNQEWQKKVAEAGIIPVLVQLLASGTALTKQNAAISLKQLSESSKSLSKPIKHGIFLCCFSAPEPGCPAHLGICTVESSFCLVKAKALDPLVRMLGEADVEACEASLDALLTLIDGERLEQGGKVLDEAKAIGPIVKLLSSQSARLQRKSLMALERIFQVNELTLKYGTLAHMALVDIAQKKNSDMKSLAAKVLGQLGVLGKQSSYF; encoded by the exons ATAATTATCGGTGCCTCTTTTGTTCCGGTGTCTGAATTACTCTCTCAGACAGTGTTTGCCATGTTTGATACTGTAAACTCAGCCAAGGAAGTTCTCATTCACAAAGAAAGCTTCAAAGTATTCACTACATACTTGGAGAAAACCTCTTCTATATTGAAAGAGTTATCAAAGAAAAACATTGAGCATTCAGAAGGCCTAGTTAATGCTTTGGAGATTATCAATAGAGAGGTGGAAGTTGCTAAGCATCTAGCTCTTGATTGCAGAAAGAAAAATAAGGTTTATCTCTTGATCAATTGCCGGAAGATTCTTAAGGCGCTAGAGAGCAGTACAAAAGACATTGGTAGAGCACTTAGTCTACTGTCACTGCCCTCTTTGGATGTTTCATTGGGTATAAATAACCAGATTAGCAATCTATGCAAGAACATGTTGGCTGCTGAATATCGAGCAGCTGTAGCTGAGGAAGAGATTTTGGAAAAAATTGAGCAAGGAATTCAAGAAGGAAATGATAATCTGTCTCACACAAATGATTTGCTTCTTCGTATTGCTGAGACTCTTGGGATCTCTAATGAGCATTCTGAACTGAAAAAGGAATTTAAGGAGTTCAAACGTGAATTGGATGATACCAACATGAGAAAAGGCTCTGAAGAAGATTTGCAAATGGAACAGATTTGTCACATTATAGCATTGCTTGAAAAGACTAATGCTAACACAACTGCTGAGGACAAAGTGAATGGGTATTCAGAAAGGAGAGTTTCATTGGGAAGGCAACCGTTGGAACCTCTTCAGCAATTTTATTGCCCTCTCACTCAAGAAATCATGGTGGACCCTGTGGAAACTTCATCTCAGCAGACATTTGAAAGAAGTGGAATAGAGAAATGGTTTGCAGAAGGTAAGAATCTATGTCCTTTGACTGATATTCCCTTGGACACATCAGTTTTACGGCCCAACAAAGCTCTAAAACGATCCATTGAAGAGTGGAAAAATAGGAATACCATGATCATCATTGCCTCTGTTAAACCAACACTTCAGTCAAGTGAAGAGCAAGAAGTGCTTCAATCCTTAGACAAGCTGCAGAATCTATGCTTGGAAAGTGATGTTCACCAAGAATGGGTGATAATGGAGGACTACATTCCAGTCCTTATTGGACTTCTTGGTACTAAAAATAGAGAAATAAGAAAGAATGCTCTTGCCATCCTATCAATCCTTGCAAAAGATAGCGAAGAAAATAAG GAAAAAATCACAGCAGTAGATAATGCACTTGAAGCCATTGTCCGCTCACTTGCACGGCAAAGTGGGGAAAGCAAGGTAGCATTGCAGCTGTTATTGGAACTATCGAGAAGTAGCATTGCACGAGATTTAATGGGAAAGGTTCAGGGATGCATACTTCTTCTAGGGACAATGTTGAGCAGTGAAGATGATCAAGTCACTGGATATGCAATAGAGCTTCTAGAGAATCTTTCTTGCATTGATCAAAATGTTATACAGATGGCAAGAGCAAATTATTTCAAACCTTTGTTGAAGCTTCTTTCTTCAG GACCAGAAGAGGTTAAAATGGTTATGGCAGGTACTTTGTCGGAAATTGAGTTGACTGATCACAACAAACTATCTATAGTTAAAGATGGGGCACTTGGACCACTTCTTGAACTGCTTTCAAATGGTGATTTAGAGAAGAGGAAAGTGGGTGTTAAAGCTCTTCTTCACCTCTCTAGCTTACCTCAAAATGGCCTAGAGATGATTAGAAAAGGTGCAGTTGGACCGCTGTTTGAACTTCTCTATTCTCACAGCTTATCATCACCGGCCTTGCGTGAGCAGGTAGCCGAAACAATCATGCACCTAGCCATATCAACCACCACCCAAGAAGCCGCAGAGGATCAGGTCTCGCTGTTAGACTCCGAAGAAGATATTTTTAAACTCTTTTCACTAATATCTTTAACTGGACCTGACATACAAAGAAGCATCCTCAAAACTTTCCATGCAATGTGCCAATCTTTTTCTGGTTTAGACATCAGAATAAAGTTGAGACAG CTCTCTGCTGTCCAAGTATTGGTTCAATTGTCCGAGGCTGATAATTCTACTGTCCGAGCAAATGCCATTAAGTTGTTCTCATGCTTGACAGAAGATGGTGATGACAGCACATTTTTGGAGCATATAAGTCAAAGATGCATAGATTCCTTGCTAAGGATTATAAAAAGTTCTAGTGATGTGGAAGAGATAGCTGCTGCAATGGGAATTATTGCCAATCTTCCAAAGGATCATCCGCAGATTACTCATTGGCTTCTAGATGCCGAGGCACTTCACATCATCTGGACATGCCTAAGTGATGGGAATAGAGATGCCTCATATAGAAGACAATTAGTAGAGAATGCTGTTGGAGCTCTTTGTCATTTCACAGTAGCATCCAATCAGGAATGGCAGAAGAAAGTAGCTGAAGCCGGTATTATCCCAGTGCTGGTACAGCTACTAGCTTCTGGAACTGCTTTGACAAAACAAAATGCAGCTATTTCGCTTAAACAGCTATCTGAAAGTTCCAAAAGCTTGAGCAAGCCGATAAAGCATGGCATTTTTCTGTGCTGCTTCTCTGCACCTGAACCTGGCTGCCCTGCACATCTAGGCATTTGCACGGTTGAGTCTTCATTCTGCCTAGTAAAAGCCAAAGCTCTTGATCCACTTGTGAGAATGCTTGGGGAAGCAGATGTCGAAGCATGTGAGGCTTCTCTAGATGCACTGCTGACATTGATAGATGGCGAAAGACTAGAACAAGGCGGCAAGGTTCTAGACGAAGCAAAAGCCATCGGTCCGATTGTTAAGCTATTGAGTTCACAGTCTGCCAGGTTACAAAGAAAATCTCTCATGGCTTTGGAAAGGATTTTTCAAGTAAATGAGTTAACGCTCAAGTATGGAACTTTAGCTCATATGGCATTAGTGGACATTGCTCAGAAGAAAAATAGTGACATGAAATCTCTGGCTGCCAAGGTACTCGGTCAATTGGGTGTGCTTGGTAAACAGTCTTCTTACTTTTGA
- the LOC112183995 gene encoding RNA-binding protein 2, with translation MADAYWRYSDGRQPPPSGMNSGMGKRPRPDYDSHSGHDLPGYYPHEDDRGSLRAMRDTDSINASYDRYLRSAQMSSYSGGQSARNMSGGLPGRSVDDPRMMGMVEPGPVKERVLGLGSGRPEVPLPPGATSTLFVEGLPANCTRREVAHIFRPFVGYKEVRLVSKESRHPGGEPLVLCFVDFMSPAHAATAMDALQGYTFDEHDRDSVNLRLQFARYPGARSGGGHRGKR, from the exons ATGGCAGACGCTTATTGGAGGTACAGCGACGGACGGCAGCCGCCTCCGTCGGGGATGAATTCCGGCATGGGGAAGCGCCCGCGTCCCGATTACG ATTCCCATAGTGGCCATGACCTGCCTGGTTATTATCCCCATGAAGATGATAGAGGTTCACTCCGTGCGATGAGAGATACAGACTCCATTAACGCATCATATGATCGCTACCTGCGTTCTGCG CAAATGTCATCTTATAGTGGGGGACAGTCTGCTAGAAACATGAGCGGGGGACTACCTGGTCGTTCTGTTGATGACCCACGAATGATGGGAATGGTTGAACCTGGGCCTGTAAAAGAGAGGGTCTTGGGATTGGGAAGTGGGAGGCCTGAGGTTCCCCTTCCTCCTGGTGCTACCAGTACACTTTTTGTGGAAGGATTGCCTGCCAACTGTACACGACGTGAAGTAGCTC ACATCTTTCGCCCATTTGTTGGCTACAAAGAAGTGAGACTCGTAAGCAAGGAATCAAGACAT CCTGGAGGTGAACCTTTGGTACTTTGTTTTGTTGATTTTATGAGCCCTGCCCATGCAGCCACTGCTATGGATGCCTTGCAAG GTTATACGTTCGATGAGCATGACCGGGACTCGGTCAATTTAAGGTTGCAATTTGCTCGCTATCCTGGTGCAAGGTCAGGAGGGGGGCACCGAGGGAAGCGTTGA
- the LOC112183983 gene encoding oligopeptide transporter 6 encodes MEIDNSTAAKIEQEDERSVIKQVELTVPKTDDPTLPVFTFRMWVLGLVSCVLLSFVNQFFWYRTQPLSVTSISAQIAVVPVGHLMARVLPTHRFFQGTRFEFTMNPGPFNVKEHVLITIFANCGAGTVYATHILTAVKIFYKRKLTFLPAFIVMLTTQVLGFGWAGIFRKYLVEPEKMWWPGNLVQVSLFSALHEKSKRPKGSVTRTQFFLLVMIASFAYYIFPGYLLIMLTSLSWVCWIRPNSILVNQLGSGMNGLGIGSFGIDWSTISAYLGTPLASPWFASANIAVGFFFVMYVISPIAYWSNIYGAKTFPIFSSHLFMANGSRYEVLDIIGSSFQLDRGEYAKKGPLHMSTFFAFTYGLGFAALSATIMHVLLFHARDILDSFHGNKKKDVHARLMKNYKSVPTLWFILILAINIALILFASVYYKESLQLPWWGALLACLMAFSFTYPIGVIYATTNMEPGLNIITEYVIGYLYPEHPVANMCFKVYGYISMTQALSFVSDFKLGHYMKIPPRAMFTVQMVGTVVAVVVYQCTAWWLMADIPNLCDTSLLPADSPWTCPMDRVFFDASVIWGLVGPRRIFGNLGEYSNINWFFLGGAIAPVLVWLAHWTFPKQKWILAVNMPVLLGATGMMPPATAINFTSWIFLAFVSGFVVFRYRQDLWKKYNYVVSGGLDAGTAFVTILVFLTLQSRNINLDWWGNKGEPCPLATCPTAKGVVVANCPVL; translated from the exons ATGGAGATAGATAATAGTACTGCTGCAAAGATTGAGCAGGAAGATGAGCGCTCTGTCATTAAGCAAGTGGAGTTGACAGTGCCAAAAACTGATGACCCTACCTTGCCGGTGTTCACATTCCGAATGTGGGTTCTGGGTTTGGTCTCATGTGTCCTTCTCTCCTTTGTGAACCAGTTTTTCTGGTACAGGACTCAGCCGTTGTCTGTGACATCCATCAGTGCACAGATTGCTGTGGTGCCAGTCGGACATCTCATGGCGAGAGTGCTACCCACACACCGTTTTTTCCAAGGTACTCGGTTTGAGTTCACCATGAATCCGGGGCCTTTTAATGTCAAGGAACATGTTTTGATCACTATATTTGCGAATTGTGGGGCTGGAACTGTTTATGCTACTCATATCTTGACTGCTGTTAAGATCTTCTACAAGAGGAAGCTCACTTTTCTTCCTGCCTTTATTGTTATGCTCACCACTCAG GTGCTGGGGTTTGGTTGGGctggaattttcagaaaatatctGGTTGAGCCAGAGAAGATGTGGTGGCCCGGTAATCTGGTTCAGGTTTCATTGTTCAG TGCTCTGCATGAGAAGAGCAAAAGGCCTAAAGGAAGCGTGACTCGTACCCAGTTCTTCCTCCTAGTGATGATTGCTAGTTTTGCATACTATATCTTCCCCGGCTATCTTCTCATTATGCTAACGTCTCTCTCTTGGGTGTGTTGGATTCGACCCAATTCTATTCTAGTTAACCAGCTGGGTTCTGGCATGAATGGCCTTGGAATCGGTTCTTTTGGGATTGACTGGTCTACTATTTCAGCATATCTTGGTACTCCTTTGGCTAGCCCATGGTTCGCCTCGGCCAACATTGCTGTTGGATTTTTCTTTGTCATGTATGTGATATCACCCATCGCGTACTGGTCTAATATCTACGGTGCCAAGACATTCCCCATATTTTCTAGCCATTTGTTCATGGCTAATGGTTCAAGATACGAGGTCCTCGATATCATTGGTTCCAGTTTTCAACTTGATCGCGGTGAATATGCAAAGAAAGGGCCTCTGCATATGAGCACCTTTTTCGCTTTTACTTATGGTCTTGGATTTGCTGCACTTTCTGCTACAATTATGCATGTTCTACTTTTTCATGCAAG ggatatACTGGACTCGTTTCATGGAAATAAGAAAAAGGATGTCCATGCAAGGCTTATGAAGAATTACAAATCGGTGCCAACATTGTGGTTTATCCTCATCCTTGCGATCAATATTGCTCTTATCCTGTTTGCTTCTGTGTATTACAAGGAGTCACTTCAATTGCCTTGGTGGGGTGCATTGCTTGCTTGTCTCATGGCCTTTTCTTTCACATACCCAATCGGTGTCATCTATGCCACAACAAACATg GAACCGGGTTTGAATATTATCACTGAATATGTGATTGGATACCTTTACCCTGAGCATCCTGTAGCCAACATGTGCTTCAAAGTGTATGGTTACATAAGCATGACACAAGCTCTATCATTTGTGTCGGATTTTAAGCTCGGTCACTACATGAAGATTCCGCCAAGAGCAATGTTCACAGTACAGATGGTAGGAACTGTTGTAGCAGTGGTTGTATACCAGTGCACAGCATGGTGGCTGATGGCAGACATTCCCAACCTCTGTGATACCTCCCTGCTGCCAGCGGATAGCCCTTGGACCTGTCCAATGGACCGTGTGTTCTTTGATGCGTCTGTTATCTGGGGTCTCGTTGGACCCCGCAGAATTTTTGGAAACCTCGGTGAATACAGTAACATCAACTGGTTTTTCCTTGGTGGCGCCATTGCCCCGGTTCTTGTTTGGCTTGCGCACTGGACTTTCCCCAAACAAAAATGGATTCTTGCTGTTAACATGCCTGTCTTGCTAGGTGCCACAGGAATGATGCCCCCTGCCACTGCTATAAACTTTACAAGTTGGATATTTTTGGCATTTGTTTCGGGTTTTGTTGTCTTCAGGTACCGGCAAGATTTGTGGAAGAAGTACAACTATGTTGTCTCTGGTGGTCTTGATGCCGGAACTGCCTTTGTTACGATATTGGTGTTCCTTACCTTGCAGTCCCGGAACATTAATCTCGACTGGTGGGGGAATAAAGGAGAGCCCTGCCCCTTGGCTACATGCCCTACCGCCAAAGGGGTTGTAGTTGCTAACTGCCCGGTCCTCTGA